In the Fibrobacter sp. genome, one interval contains:
- a CDS encoding MoxR family ATPase: METRNEINDLELAGHLSSSSELIRRELAKKIIGQKEVIDDLLACFLCGGHCLLIGVPGLAKTMLIGSLARCLDLDFNRIQFTPDLMPSDITGSEILYEDKGTGKREFRFVKGPVFSNIVLADEINRTPPKTQSALLQAMQEREVTSSGQTFRLPDPFWVLATQNPIEQEGTYPLPEAQQDRFMFSIEIDYPDYNSEVEIVKMTTSPQSVEIKPVLSAEQIRAFRGLIYRVPVADSVAGAAVELSRATRPSCPECPEQVKKFLTWGAGPRASQFLVLAAKAYALLDNRPTPDISDLRRAAFPVLRHRLVRSFHAEVDNINSNHIINTVLESVLKRK; this comes from the coding sequence ATGGAAACCCGAAATGAAATAAATGACCTTGAGCTTGCCGGACACCTTTCATCATCATCAGAACTGATACGCAGGGAACTTGCGAAGAAAATTATTGGCCAGAAAGAGGTTATCGATGATCTGCTGGCATGTTTTCTTTGTGGAGGGCACTGTCTGCTGATCGGAGTTCCGGGTCTTGCAAAGACTATGCTAATTGGCAGTCTGGCCAGGTGCCTCGATCTTGACTTCAACAGAATACAATTTACTCCCGACCTGATGCCATCGGATATTACCGGGTCAGAAATCTTATACGAAGACAAGGGAACCGGGAAACGGGAATTTCGTTTTGTTAAAGGACCGGTTTTCAGCAATATTGTGCTTGCAGATGAGATAAACCGGACCCCACCCAAGACTCAATCGGCACTTCTTCAAGCGATGCAGGAAAGAGAGGTAACATCATCGGGGCAGACCTTTCGTCTTCCGGATCCGTTCTGGGTTCTTGCTACTCAGAATCCTATAGAGCAGGAGGGGACTTATCCGTTGCCTGAGGCTCAGCAGGACCGTTTCATGTTTTCAATTGAAATAGATTATCCCGACTATAATTCCGAGGTGGAGATAGTCAAGATGACGACATCTCCCCAGAGTGTGGAAATAAAGCCTGTACTGAGTGCTGAGCAGATACGGGCTTTCAGGGGACTTATCTACCGTGTACCTGTGGCAGATTCGGTGGCAGGAGCTGCGGTGGAACTGTCCAGGGCAACCCGCCCCTCCTGCCCGGAGTGTCCTGAGCAGGTAAAGAAGTTTCTGACCTGGGGTGCAGGTCCCAGGGCATCCCAGTTCCTTGTTCTGGCGGCAAAAGCCTACGCTTTGCTGGACAACCGACCTACGCCTGATATCTCGGATCTCCGCAGGGCTGCCTTCCCGGTTTTACGCCATCGCCTGGTGCGGTCATTCCATGCCGAAGTCGACAACATCAATTCAAATCACATAATAAATACTGTATTGGAATCGGTATTAAAGAGAAAGTAA
- a CDS encoding RNA polymerase sigma factor, whose amino-acid sequence MNKTLLEPSRELLDECRSGNQLAFKEIFYMYRSYAFNLIYKITGPYGDHEDLLQEVFFQIYLSLKTFHGDSSFKTWFHRVVIHVCTRRWRYQKAEKRISPKDTVHLDAVENMVQSNEQGSLRSIELKDLVEQALEDLDYKLRIPIVLNIYGEMDLAEIASIMGIPEGTVKSRLFTARKQIKGFLDGLDKE is encoded by the coding sequence ATGAATAAAACGCTCCTGGAGCCAAGCAGAGAGTTGTTGGATGAGTGCAGATCAGGAAACCAACTGGCTTTCAAAGAGATCTTTTACATGTACCGGTCCTATGCTTTTAATCTTATCTATAAGATTACAGGGCCCTATGGTGATCATGAGGATCTTCTGCAGGAGGTTTTTTTCCAGATTTATCTCTCGCTGAAGACGTTTCATGGGGATTCATCATTTAAGACCTGGTTTCACAGGGTGGTGATCCATGTATGTACACGCAGATGGAGATATCAGAAAGCAGAGAAGAGAATATCTCCCAAGGATACGGTACATCTTGATGCAGTTGAAAACATGGTTCAGTCAAACGAGCAGGGATCGTTGAGATCTATCGAGTTGAAGGATTTAGTGGAGCAGGCACTTGAGGATTTAGACTATAAATTGCGTATTCCGATAGTGTTAAATATCTACGGAGAGATGGATCTGGCAGAGATTGCTTCAATAATGGGGATTCCTGAGGGTACGGTGAAATCAAGACTGTTCACCGCGCGCAAGCAGATAAAGGGATTTCTGGACGGTTTAGATAAAGAGTAG